A single window of Chthonomonadales bacterium DNA harbors:
- a CDS encoding glycosyltransferase has translation MKLVIFGLSVSSAWGNGHATFWRALIRALARRGHEVVFLERDLPDHAAYRDLYELPDAHLVIYRDWREALPQVRRHLGDADVAMVTSRCPDGLAATGMMLESRARVRVLYDLDTPITLRKAAEREPAFYLGPRGLGDFDLVLSFTGGEALGALRGRLGARTVAPLYGAVDPEAHRPVPPTPEYMADVSYLGVCTEDRREGLERLLIEPARRLPERRFLVGGARCPEGARWPANVAFAGYVTPAEYPAFHCSSRLALNVTRPAMAESGYCPSVRLFEAAACGVVMLSDGWEGLNTFFEPGSEILIARTADDVEQAVAMDDAQLERVGQAARRRALEEHTADRRAREMIDALDAAAAATAGRPGGA, from the coding sequence ATGAAGCTGGTCATCTTCGGGCTTTCGGTGAGTTCTGCCTGGGGCAACGGGCACGCAACCTTCTGGCGCGCGCTGATCCGCGCGCTGGCCCGCCGTGGTCACGAGGTCGTGTTCCTCGAGCGCGATCTGCCCGACCACGCCGCGTACCGCGATCTCTATGAGCTTCCGGACGCGCATCTGGTCATCTACCGCGATTGGCGGGAAGCGCTCCCGCAGGTGCGCCGCCACCTCGGCGACGCCGATGTCGCGATGGTCACCTCTCGCTGCCCGGACGGCCTGGCGGCTACCGGGATGATGCTGGAGTCGCGCGCCCGGGTGCGCGTCCTCTACGATCTGGATACGCCGATCACGCTGCGCAAGGCGGCCGAACGCGAGCCGGCCTTCTACCTGGGGCCACGCGGCCTCGGCGATTTCGATCTGGTGCTCAGCTTCACCGGCGGAGAGGCACTCGGTGCGCTGCGCGGCCGCCTGGGCGCGCGCACAGTGGCGCCGCTCTACGGCGCCGTGGACCCGGAGGCGCACCGGCCGGTCCCTCCCACGCCGGAGTATATGGCCGACGTCTCGTACCTCGGGGTCTGCACCGAAGACCGCCGCGAGGGGCTCGAGCGGCTGCTCATCGAGCCGGCGCGCCGGCTTCCCGAGCGGCGCTTCCTGGTGGGCGGCGCCCGCTGCCCCGAGGGCGCCCGCTGGCCGGCCAACGTGGCCTTCGCCGGCTACGTGACGCCCGCCGAGTACCCGGCCTTTCACTGCTCCTCGCGCCTGGCGCTCAACGTAACGCGTCCCGCGATGGCCGAATCGGGCTACTGCCCCTCCGTCCGCCTCTTCGAGGCCGCCGCCTGCGGAGTCGTCATGCTGAGCGACGGGTGGGAAGGGCTCAACACCTTCTTTGAGCCCGGAAGCGAGATCCTGATCGCCCGCACAGCCGACGACGTCGAGCAGGCGGTGGCGATGGACGACGCGCAGCTCGAGCGCGTGGGTCAGGCAGCCCGCCGCCGGGCGCTCGAGGAGCACACGGCCGACCGGCGCGCGCGGGAGATGATCGACGCGCTGGACGCGGCCGCCGCGGCCACCGCCGGCCGCCCGGGCGGCGCATAG
- a CDS encoding ABC transporter permease produces the protein MLGVLVLLCAYFAWATLHSEYPEGASGGARAARAALGAGPLTGPVMVVASPDADGRAFAAAASDELRRGGAPAVDVTLGDPAAARAAIERLAAAGMAPALVVTTRAAAEWTVWDRLREAAPALRGLAVHAPRPSTRSTFLSTANLRNVADQIAVIAIVAVGMTMVIITGGIDLSVGSIVALSAVVAAWLIREAGGAGASGPAMAGAALAACAMGGAVGLFSGFTIARFHVPPFIATLAVMQIASGLAFIVARGQSIYDLPRSFTWLGRGAGLASIPNAVLLMAAVYVAAHVLMTRTALGRRIYAVGGNREAARLSGVSTEGTLLFVYAASGMMAGLGGVVTASQLKAGAPTYGLMYELYVIAAVVVGGTSLSGGEGRILGTLIGAFIIAVIRNGMNLTDVEPYTQKVVLGMVILLAVLLDMLKHRRWRRARAGAAT, from the coding sequence ATGCTGGGGGTGCTCGTTCTGCTCTGCGCCTACTTCGCGTGGGCCACGCTGCACAGCGAGTACCCGGAGGGAGCGTCCGGCGGCGCGCGGGCCGCGCGGGCGGCCCTGGGCGCCGGACCACTGACCGGGCCGGTCATGGTCGTTGCCTCGCCGGATGCCGACGGCCGCGCGTTCGCGGCGGCGGCGTCCGACGAGCTTCGGCGTGGCGGCGCTCCGGCCGTCGACGTGACCCTGGGCGACCCTGCGGCTGCGCGCGCGGCGATCGAGCGGCTCGCGGCGGCGGGCATGGCGCCCGCGCTCGTGGTCACCACCCGCGCCGCGGCGGAGTGGACGGTGTGGGATCGGCTGCGCGAGGCGGCGCCCGCGCTGCGAGGCCTCGCCGTGCACGCGCCCCGGCCCTCCACGCGCTCCACCTTCCTCTCCACGGCCAACCTGCGCAACGTGGCCGACCAGATCGCGGTGATCGCGATCGTCGCCGTCGGAATGACGATGGTCATCATCACCGGTGGGATCGACCTGTCGGTTGGGTCCATCGTCGCGCTGAGCGCCGTCGTGGCGGCCTGGCTCATCCGCGAGGCGGGCGGCGCGGGCGCCTCGGGCCCTGCGATGGCCGGCGCGGCGCTGGCCGCCTGCGCGATGGGCGGGGCGGTCGGCCTCTTCTCCGGCTTCACCATCGCGCGGTTCCACGTCCCGCCGTTCATCGCCACGCTGGCCGTGATGCAGATCGCTAGCGGCCTGGCGTTCATCGTGGCGCGCGGGCAGTCCATCTACGACCTTCCGCGCTCGTTCACCTGGCTGGGGCGCGGCGCCGGCCTGGCATCCATCCCGAACGCCGTGCTGCTGATGGCCGCGGTCTATGTGGCGGCGCACGTGCTGATGACGCGCACCGCCCTGGGCCGGCGCATCTACGCGGTCGGCGGCAACCGCGAGGCGGCGCGCCTCTCCGGCGTGAGCACCGAGGGCACGCTCCTGTTCGTCTACGCGGCCTCGGGGATGATGGCCGGTCTGGGCGGCGTCGTCACCGCCTCGCAGCTCAAGGCGGGTGCGCCCACCTACGGGCTGATGTACGAGCTCTACGTGATCGCGGCGGTCGTGGTGGGCGGGACGAGCCTCTCCGGCGGCGAGGGCCGAATCCTCGGCACGCTGATCGGCGCGTTCATCATCGCCGTGATCCGCAACGGCATGAACCTGACGGACGTGGAGCCCTACACGCAGAAGGTGGTGCTTGGCATGGTGATCCTGCTCGCGGTGTTGCTGGACATGCTCAAGCACCGGCGCTGGCGGCGGGCTCGCGCCGGCGCGGCGACCTGA
- a CDS encoding substrate-binding domain-containing protein, producing MPARSNRRAVQVLLAALLALAAGCRPSGPAAPARDGAAKGRPLVGVSLLTMANPFFKDMADAMRAEADRQGFDLSVTAGENDAARQRDQVNDFIVKRASAIVLCPCDSRAVGTAISAANQAGVPVFTADIASLDPLAKVVCHVATDNHDGGKLAGKAMIQALGGKGTVAIVDHPEVESVLLRTRGFREALAGAPGIRVVAQLPGGGVRDVAFKTAQDILEKHPDLAGIFAINDPTALGAVAAIEKAGRTGKVKVIGFDGMPEAKQAIKEGRIWADAVQYPDRIGITVIQSVAKYMAGEKVPSRVLIPTGLYMQEDARQDPALR from the coding sequence ATGCCCGCGCGATCCAACCGGCGCGCGGTGCAGGTGCTGCTGGCGGCCCTGCTCGCCCTGGCGGCCGGCTGCCGGCCGTCCGGCCCCGCCGCGCCCGCGCGCGACGGCGCGGCGAAGGGCCGCCCGCTCGTCGGCGTCTCGCTGCTCACCATGGCCAACCCGTTCTTCAAGGACATGGCCGACGCCATGCGGGCCGAGGCCGACCGGCAGGGCTTCGACCTGAGCGTGACCGCCGGCGAGAACGACGCGGCCCGTCAGAGGGACCAGGTCAACGACTTCATCGTGAAGAGGGCCAGCGCGATCGTGCTCTGTCCCTGCGACTCGCGCGCCGTCGGCACGGCGATCTCGGCGGCCAACCAGGCCGGCGTCCCCGTGTTCACGGCGGACATCGCCAGCCTGGATCCCCTGGCGAAGGTCGTCTGCCACGTCGCAACCGACAACCATGACGGCGGCAAGCTCGCCGGCAAGGCGATGATCCAGGCGCTTGGCGGCAAGGGGACGGTGGCCATCGTCGACCATCCCGAGGTGGAGTCGGTCCTCCTGCGCACCCGGGGCTTCCGCGAGGCGCTCGCCGGGGCGCCCGGCATCCGCGTCGTGGCCCAGCTTCCGGGCGGCGGCGTGCGCGACGTTGCCTTCAAGACGGCGCAGGACATTCTAGAGAAGCACCCCGACCTCGCCGGCATCTTCGCCATCAACGATCCCACCGCCCTCGGCGCCGTGGCGGCCATCGAGAAGGCCGGCCGCACGGGCAAGGTGAAGGTCATCGGCTTCGACGGCATGCCCGAGGCAAAGCAGGCCATCAAGGAAGGGCGCATCTGGGCCGACGCCGTGCAGTACCCCGACCGGATCGGCATCACCGTCATTCAGAGCGTGGCGAAGTACATGGCCGGCGAGAAGGTTCCGTCGCGGGTGCTCATCCCCACGGGGCTCTACATGCAGGAGGACGCGCGCCAGGACCCCGCGCTGCGGTGA
- a CDS encoding glycoside hydrolase family 130 protein: MSGSAPARHTIVGDALPNIPWEERPAGDSAVVWRFSGNPVIPRDLLPTSNSIFNSAVVPFRGEFAGVFRCDDTRRAMQLHAGRSHDGIRWQLQPERIRFLGADPEVLRWEYGYDPRVCWIEDRYYVTWCNGYHGPTIGVGYTHDFETFHQTENAFLPFNRNGVLFPRRIAGKFAMLSRPSDNGHTPFGDIFYSESPDMVHWGRHRHVMRPNGGWQSTKIGAGPTPIETTEGWLLVYHGVLTSCNGFVYSAGAALLDLEEPWKVMYRTAPYIMAPRTLYECVGDVPNVAFPCAALTDAVTGRIAFYYGCADTVTGLAFAQVDELIAFTRANSRV, translated from the coding sequence ATGAGCGGCTCTGCCCCGGCACGACACACCATCGTCGGCGACGCGCTTCCGAACATCCCCTGGGAGGAGCGGCCCGCCGGCGATAGCGCCGTCGTGTGGCGGTTTAGCGGCAACCCCGTCATCCCACGCGACCTTCTACCCACCTCAAACAGCATCTTCAACAGCGCCGTCGTGCCCTTTCGCGGCGAGTTCGCCGGCGTTTTTCGCTGCGACGACACTCGCCGGGCCATGCAACTCCACGCCGGGCGCAGCCACGACGGCATCCGCTGGCAGCTTCAGCCGGAGCGCATCCGCTTTCTGGGCGCCGACCCCGAGGTGTTGCGGTGGGAGTACGGCTATGATCCGCGCGTCTGCTGGATTGAGGACCGCTACTACGTGACGTGGTGCAATGGCTACCACGGCCCCACCATCGGCGTCGGCTACACGCACGACTTCGAGACCTTCCACCAGACGGAGAACGCCTTTCTTCCCTTCAACCGCAACGGCGTCCTCTTTCCCCGGCGCATCGCGGGCAAGTTCGCCATGCTGAGCCGGCCGAGCGACAACGGCCACACGCCCTTCGGCGACATCTTCTACAGCGAGAGCCCCGACATGGTGCACTGGGGGCGCCACCGCCACGTGATGCGCCCCAACGGCGGATGGCAGAGCACCAAGATCGGCGCGGGGCCCACGCCCATCGAGACCACCGAGGGCTGGCTGCTCGTCTACCACGGCGTCCTGACCTCCTGCAACGGCTTCGTCTACAGCGCCGGAGCCGCCCTGCTGGACCTGGAGGAGCCGTGGAAGGTGATGTATCGCACCGCTCCGTACATCATGGCGCCGAGGACGCTGTACGAGTGCGTGGGCGACGTGCCCAACGTGGCCTTCCCCTGCGCCGCGCTCACGGACGCGGTCACCGGCCGCATCGCCTTCTACTACGGCTGCGCCGACACCGTGACCGGCCTGGCGTTCGCCCAGGTCGACGAGCTGATCGCGTTCACCCGCGCCAACTCGCGCGTGTAG
- a CDS encoding HAMP domain-containing histidine kinase yields MSHLARALRRRRSIRAQLIAWNIALLAALLAAMGLVAHFMVSSLMLGSIDRELIARARRPLGPPGWLLGHGRSPLGPGGPGDLSPKGGLPLPGGLPLPGMAAMPGQPLAAPRTLSGPPPDAGTELWPRIFTTEGAPLGPSPTLTPWDRAAVSRARFGETFTTVSADEGPMRVLTQLVPGPAGPPVVWQAAYPLREMRRAVSGLDGALLALAPIAMLFAGLGGFLLTDRVLRPVRRLTHAAGRIGAAELRERLPVAGEDEFSRLAATFNGMLARLEGAFAAEQGLVERLGALVAVQRRFTSDASHELQSPLTVIKANTSLCLSGRPTEEEYRQSVEDIDQAATGMSRLVRDLLLLARSDEGRLGREAISLPLREVLESAVAAAARRGGAPARIAECDPGLCVLGNEDELTRLFTNLIENASRHTPPDGSVTLCAAAGEGTVRVTVVDTGTGVPPEHLPHLGERFHRVDRARARTDGGTGLGLSICKGIAEAHAGAIAFASPPGEGLTVTVTLPTAGAPAVSAAREEEA; encoded by the coding sequence ATGAGCCACCTGGCCCGCGCCCTCCGCCGGCGCCGCTCCATCCGCGCGCAGCTCATCGCCTGGAACATCGCCCTCCTCGCCGCCCTCCTGGCCGCGATGGGCCTGGTCGCGCACTTCATGGTGAGCTCGCTCATGCTCGGCTCCATCGACCGCGAGCTCATCGCCCGGGCGCGGCGCCCTCTCGGTCCGCCGGGCTGGCTGCTCGGGCATGGGCGCTCCCCTCTCGGCCCGGGCGGGCCAGGCGATCTGTCGCCGAAGGGGGGCCTCCCCCTGCCCGGCGGGTTGCCGCTGCCGGGGATGGCGGCGATGCCCGGGCAGCCGCTGGCGGCCCCCCGGACCCTGTCGGGGCCGCCGCCGGATGCCGGAACGGAGCTCTGGCCCCGCATCTTCACCACGGAGGGCGCGCCCCTCGGTCCCTCGCCCACGCTGACGCCCTGGGACCGCGCCGCGGTATCGCGCGCCCGATTCGGCGAGACCTTCACGACGGTGAGCGCCGACGAGGGCCCGATGCGGGTGCTGACACAGCTTGTGCCAGGGCCGGCGGGCCCGCCCGTGGTGTGGCAGGCGGCCTATCCGCTGCGCGAGATGCGCCGGGCGGTGAGCGGATTGGACGGCGCGCTGCTGGCGCTCGCGCCGATCGCCATGCTCTTCGCGGGCCTCGGAGGCTTCCTGCTGACCGACCGCGTGCTGCGGCCCGTGCGCCGGCTGACGCACGCCGCGGGCCGCATCGGCGCCGCCGAGCTGCGCGAGCGGTTGCCCGTCGCCGGGGAGGATGAGTTCTCCAGGCTCGCAGCCACCTTCAACGGCATGCTGGCCCGCCTCGAGGGCGCGTTCGCCGCGGAGCAGGGGCTCGTGGAGCGGCTGGGCGCCCTCGTCGCCGTGCAGCGGCGGTTCACCTCCGACGCCTCCCACGAGCTTCAGTCGCCCCTCACTGTGATCAAGGCGAACACGAGCCTCTGCCTGAGCGGCCGCCCCACGGAGGAGGAGTACCGTCAGTCGGTTGAGGACATCGACCAGGCGGCGACCGGCATGAGCCGCCTGGTGCGCGATCTGCTGCTGTTGGCGCGCTCCGACGAGGGCCGTCTCGGCCGCGAGGCCATCTCCCTTCCCTTGCGCGAGGTGCTGGAGAGCGCGGTGGCCGCCGCCGCGCGCCGTGGAGGCGCCCCGGCGCGCATCGCGGAGTGCGATCCCGGGCTCTGCGTCCTGGGGAACGAGGATGAACTCACCCGCCTCTTCACCAACTTGATCGAGAACGCCTCGCGCCACACGCCGCCCGATGGCTCCGTGACGCTGTGCGCCGCGGCCGGCGAGGGCACGGTGCGCGTCACGGTGGTCGATACTGGGACGGGCGTCCCTCCCGAGCACCTGCCCCATCTGGGCGAGCGCTTCCACCGCGTCGACAGGGCGCGAGCGCGCACCGACGGCGGCACCGGGCTGGGCCTCTCGATCTGCAAGGGCATCGCGGAGGCGCACGCGGGCGCGATCGCCTTCGCCAGCCCGCCTGGCGAGGGGCTCACGGTGACCGTCACGCTGCCGACCGCGGGCGCGCCGGCCGTTTCCGCGGCCCGAGAGGAGGAGGCTTGA
- a CDS encoding response regulator transcription factor produces the protein MRVLVVEDDAAIARAIRRGLEQAGYDVEVAEDGAAGLRMAGQDRYGVVILDLMLPRMDGWRVCEELRSAGSRVPLLMLTARGAVDDRVRGLELGADDYLPKPFEFPELLARVRALLRRDKVHRTRVIRVGDLRIDTAQRRVTRGGHVIGLSHREYDLLEALAAREGHVLSREVIQERVWMDEESCSNTVDVYIGLLRKKVDAGFPEKLIHTVRGVGYTLRRPDEDSAP, from the coding sequence ATGCGTGTGCTCGTAGTGGAGGACGATGCCGCCATCGCGCGGGCCATTCGCCGCGGCCTGGAGCAGGCGGGCTATGACGTCGAGGTCGCCGAGGACGGCGCCGCCGGGCTTCGGATGGCCGGGCAAGACCGATACGGCGTCGTGATTCTCGACCTGATGCTGCCCCGAATGGACGGTTGGCGTGTTTGCGAGGAACTGCGCTCCGCCGGCAGCCGCGTGCCGCTGCTCATGCTCACCGCGCGCGGCGCCGTGGACGACCGTGTGCGCGGCCTGGAGCTTGGCGCGGACGACTACCTGCCCAAGCCCTTCGAGTTCCCCGAGCTGCTCGCGCGCGTGCGCGCCCTTCTGCGGCGCGACAAGGTCCACCGCACGCGCGTCATCCGCGTGGGCGACCTGCGGATCGACACGGCTCAGCGCCGCGTCACGCGCGGCGGCCACGTCATCGGCCTCAGTCACCGCGAGTACGACCTGCTGGAGGCGCTGGCGGCCCGCGAGGGCCATGTCCTCTCCCGCGAGGTGATCCAGGAGCGCGTCTGGATGGACGAGGAGAGCTGCTCGAACACCGTCGACGTCTACATCGGCCTTCTCCGCAAGAAGGTCGACGCCGGCTTCCCCGAGAAGCTCATCCACACCGTCCGCGGCGTGGGCTACACGCTCCGCCGCCCGGACGAGGACTCCGCGCCATGA
- a CDS encoding GntR family transcriptional regulator: MSAFVPLYQRIKERIRADYLAARSTGRDARLPAERELQARYRVSRPTVSKALTALAAEGLLVKAQGRGTFAVQQDCLAPAPNPTAHRIGYVAPLAGAELVQRALRGIDRAAHRRGFSVIMGNAGNEPERERAAVRELLAAGARGLVVYPCPRVCDAPCTDYLEAEHLGVPVVLVDTAAPAQGQVRVVFANRRAAHVMTSWLMERGHRRIGLITYAERVRHPPLDDRLLGYRDALRDHGMDPDDRLVRRYDPAHEVAALSDLADAWLVGPGAPDAVIAPEDIAALELIEILMARGVRVPDDIRVVGFDNRDAARRFRPAFATTNPDFECMGEIAANLVLDGIRDGAIEPHTYVLDVPLLVRRAPETFPAAVVQRAAAR, encoded by the coding sequence ATGAGCGCCTTCGTCCCTCTCTACCAGCGCATCAAGGAGCGAATCCGCGCCGACTATCTGGCGGCGCGATCGACCGGCCGCGACGCGCGGCTCCCCGCGGAGCGCGAGCTCCAGGCGCGTTACCGCGTCAGCCGGCCCACGGTCAGCAAGGCCCTCACCGCGCTCGCGGCGGAGGGCCTTCTCGTCAAGGCCCAGGGCCGCGGCACCTTCGCGGTTCAGCAAGACTGCCTCGCCCCTGCGCCCAACCCGACCGCCCACCGCATCGGTTACGTGGCCCCGCTCGCCGGCGCCGAGCTCGTGCAGCGCGCGCTGCGCGGCATCGACCGGGCCGCGCACCGACGCGGCTTCTCGGTCATCATGGGCAACGCTGGCAACGAGCCGGAGCGCGAGCGCGCTGCCGTTCGCGAGCTCCTGGCGGCCGGGGCGCGCGGCCTGGTGGTCTACCCGTGCCCCCGCGTGTGCGACGCGCCCTGCACTGACTACCTGGAGGCCGAGCACCTCGGCGTTCCCGTCGTCCTGGTCGACACCGCCGCGCCGGCCCAGGGGCAGGTGCGCGTGGTGTTCGCCAACCGGCGCGCCGCCCACGTCATGACGAGCTGGCTGATGGAGCGCGGGCATCGGCGCATCGGCCTCATCACCTACGCCGAGCGGGTGCGCCACCCGCCCCTCGACGACCGACTTCTCGGCTACCGCGACGCGCTGCGGGACCACGGGATGGACCCCGATGACCGGCTTGTGCGCCGCTACGACCCGGCCCATGAGGTGGCGGCCCTGTCGGACCTCGCCGACGCGTGGCTGGTCGGGCCTGGCGCGCCGGACGCCGTGATCGCGCCCGAGGACATCGCCGCGCTCGAGCTGATCGAGATCCTGATGGCGCGCGGGGTGCGCGTGCCGGACGACATCCGCGTGGTCGGCTTCGACAACCGCGACGCCGCCCGCCGGTTCCGACCGGCGTTCGCCACCACCAACCCCGATTTCGAGTGCATGGGCGAGATCGCCGCCAACCTGGTGCTCGACGGCATCCGGGACGGCGCCATAGAGCCCCACACCTACGTGCTCGACGTTCCGCTGCTCGTTCGGCGCGCGCCGGAGACGTTCCCGGCGGCCGTCGTGCAACGCGCCGCGGCACGATGA
- a CDS encoding prepilin-type N-terminal cleavage/methylation domain-containing protein: MRQKGFTLIELLVVIAIIAILAAILFPVFAQAREQARTISCLSNNKQIGLSVRMYAQDYDEEFPMGTYNAARNWEVNPDVLGNLGWNDCWVDANGQGPGAWTGFNPGDGGPDYVGCAYGGEFYRTLMHVQLGGYTKNDQIWYCPSDRFRTASVSNRRNGLQSYQWFPNWIWNTAGSGFAPPFCGPDLGAMPPNEKSDYVSQRMLFVERGVFGWDGPDAATPNTNTNHPRGYNAVYFDSHAKLVPFGRKNSTIPASHWTDRQCGNPL; this comes from the coding sequence ATGAGGCAGAAGGGCTTCACGCTGATTGAGCTGCTAGTCGTAATCGCGATCATCGCGATCCTTGCCGCCATTCTCTTCCCCGTCTTCGCCCAGGCAAGGGAGCAGGCGCGCACCATCTCCTGCCTGTCGAACAACAAGCAGATCGGCCTGAGCGTGCGCATGTACGCGCAGGACTACGACGAGGAGTTCCCTATGGGGACCTACAACGCCGCCCGCAACTGGGAGGTGAACCCGGACGTCCTCGGCAACCTGGGCTGGAACGACTGCTGGGTGGACGCCAATGGACAGGGGCCCGGCGCCTGGACCGGCTTCAACCCCGGCGACGGCGGGCCGGACTACGTGGGCTGCGCCTATGGCGGTGAGTTCTATCGCACCCTGATGCACGTGCAGCTCGGCGGCTACACCAAGAACGACCAGATCTGGTACTGCCCGTCCGATCGCTTCCGCACGGCCAGCGTCTCCAACCGCCGCAACGGGCTCCAGTCGTACCAGTGGTTCCCCAACTGGATCTGGAACACCGCCGGTTCCGGCTTCGCCCCGCCGTTCTGCGGGCCGGACCTGGGCGCCATGCCGCCGAACGAGAAGAGCGACTACGTGTCGCAGCGCATGCTGTTCGTGGAGCGCGGCGTCTTCGGCTGGGACGGTCCCGACGCGGCCACGCCGAACACGAACACGAACCACCCGCGCGGCTACAACGCGGTCTACTTCGACAGTCACGCCAAGCTGGTGCCGTTCGGCCGCAAGAACAGCACGATCCCGGCCAGCCACTGGACCGACAGGCAGTGCGGTAACCCGCTGTAG
- a CDS encoding Hsp20/alpha crystallin family protein → MARNHETLPARRSGEGRMARWDDGGWLSPGSLLTASPWQMMRRMQEDMDRLLGQFVGIGGESRQPGVWAPNMDVCEDDCEWTLTVDLPGVNRDAIHVNVQNGQIDIKAEMRREEPGGEGQEQGGERRYHRRERQYGSFERIMALPGDVDEQNIRCEFHDGVLTCHLPKSKEAQAAARAIPVSDGPSPQPQPGATSKTSGQK, encoded by the coding sequence ATGGCACGCAATCACGAGACGCTCCCCGCAAGGCGGAGCGGCGAGGGCCGGATGGCCCGCTGGGACGATGGCGGGTGGCTCAGCCCGGGCTCGCTACTCACGGCGTCGCCGTGGCAGATGATGCGGCGCATGCAGGAGGACATGGACCGCCTGCTGGGCCAGTTCGTCGGGATCGGCGGCGAGAGCCGACAGCCGGGGGTCTGGGCGCCCAACATGGACGTGTGCGAGGATGACTGCGAGTGGACGCTCACGGTGGACCTGCCGGGCGTTAACCGCGACGCCATCCACGTGAACGTACAGAACGGTCAGATCGACATCAAGGCCGAGATGCGCCGCGAGGAGCCCGGCGGCGAGGGCCAGGAGCAGGGCGGCGAGCGCCGCTACCACCGCCGCGAGCGCCAGTACGGCAGCTTCGAGCGCATCATGGCCCTGCCCGGCGACGTGGACGAGCAGAACATCCGCTGCGAGTTCCACGACGGGGTGCTCACCTGCCACCTCCCCAAATCGAAGGAGGCGCAAGCCGCGGCGCGCGCGATCCCGGTGAGCGATGGTCCGAGCCCGCAGCCTCAGCCAGGCGCGACTAGCAAGACGAGCGGCCAGAAGTAG